The DNA region tgtcgaacttgaaccgttcatgtttataacagaaaaatgcagttttgagtgctttaatgataaccaaattgaccgaaattttgcatagatgatctatacattagtatctaaatactagatggtggagatgtgaaaattcgatagAAAAgtgtgtaaagtggaaatccgcactataagaataaatgcggacgtccgcagctgagaaggactgtatatatatatatatgcaacacCTATCCACTGTATTTATAAGTTTCACCGTGTACACAgtgaaaaaatttcaaagcggCAGAAAATGTCCTCACCAGTTATTTCACCACCAGCTTGAGCCCCAGCAATTCCAACACACGAGTATAAAGAATCGTCATCTATTCTCAATTGATCATATGCAAGGTATACGTCCTCAATAGCAGCAATTTCATACAAAGTAGTAAGATCTTTGATGCAAGAAATATCCTGAACCAAATAGCACACAATGAGTATCCCAATCTACCATTATTTACAATGGTTTTCAGAGTAAAGGTTATCAGCAGTGCTCAAGTGAGTCTGCACTAGATTTTTTTTACAGAGGATAAACAAAATctttccaaaattattttccaTGAATCTATCCCTAGTCTCTAAATAAAGTGGACCACATGCTTAAAAATTTTCCAGTTTACCTTCCTTGGGACAGAAGAAGCTTGCAAGTGAGCTAAAAGTCCAAGCCAGTAGCCATTTGACTTGATCTCAGCTTCATGTCTCATCAGAAGCGTCCGTTTTGCCTACAATTTCAATATTAAAACATGTCAATTAGAGAAGTGGTCATGAGAATTCcatttaattaagaaaaaatgaaattctgttttgaaaggaaaaagcaa from Fragaria vesca subsp. vesca unplaced genomic scaffold, FraVesHawaii_1.0 scf0511447, whole genome shotgun sequence includes:
- the LOC101307358 gene encoding uncharacterized protein LOC101307358: VHKAVDAGKNVLRGLHSNKISQRELDRAKRTLLMRHEAEIKSNGYWLGLLAHLQASSVPRKDISCIKDLTTLYEIAAIEDVYLAYDQLRIDDDSLYSCVGIAGAQAGGEIT